A portion of the Nitrospira defluvii genome contains these proteins:
- the mutS gene encoding DNA mismatch repair protein MutS codes for MGETEGTPLMRQYRDIKQAYRDAILFFRVGDFYEMFQEDAVEASKLLSIALTSRDKSSDTPIPLCGVPYHAATSYIAKLLRAGRTVALCEQVEDPKLAKGLVRREVVRLYTPGTLIDSEFLPAAESNILVAVATRLRTGGPDNKGYAIGLATLEVSTGDFWLSEFHGPRAETALLDELARLEPKELLFAEGPPSDEHQWMNGLTGLRCCAQPAAWFDLDAGRLRLQEHLRVHSLDAFGCHNLTLGIQAGAAVLRYVRETQPTASLDHIRQVRVRHQHDAMHLDSVTIRNLELVRSTSRTDESSGQSSTTLLGVLDRTVTAMGSRLLREWLLRPLIACAPIEARLTAVAELHRHLDTRVRLRSALRPVQDISRLCSRMSLGVANPRDVLALKLSLSSLPAIHAELSELKAPLLIDLTASWDNATDLYELIEQAIVPEAPVSVRDGGILKDGYHPDVDELRKASREGKGWIASLETKERARTGIESLKVRYNQVFGYYLEITKANLGKVPPDYIRKQTLVNAERFMTAELKELEERVTGADTKLTALEQQLFEQLRTELAAQTARLQEIGQRLAILDVLAALAETAAQHRYVRPSVDTGPVLHIVQGRHPVVERLTLSDGFVPNDTHLDLQTSRLHIITGPNMAGKSTYLRQVALITLMAQMGSFVPATEARIGLVDRIFTRVGASDNLAAGQSTFMVEMTESAHILNCATARSLILLDEVGRGTSTYDGLSIAWAIAEFIQAPSRLGARTLFATHYHEMTQLEGLREGITNYSVAVQERNGHVLFLRKIIPGGADRSYGIHVAQLAGLPEVVIHRAKAVLAQLESTTSSQAPIRETQQALQFDSTLPAPHPMLEEVRQMDLFSMTPLDALNRLAALQQRLLQEE; via the coding sequence ATGGGTGAGACCGAGGGCACCCCCTTGATGCGGCAATATCGCGACATCAAGCAAGCCTATCGCGATGCCATTCTGTTTTTTCGAGTCGGCGATTTCTACGAGATGTTTCAGGAGGACGCGGTGGAAGCGTCCAAGCTCCTGTCGATCGCGCTCACCTCTCGCGACAAGTCGAGCGACACGCCGATCCCCCTCTGCGGCGTCCCCTACCATGCGGCCACGAGTTATATCGCGAAGCTGCTGCGTGCAGGCCGCACCGTGGCCCTGTGCGAACAAGTGGAAGACCCCAAACTGGCCAAAGGCCTGGTGCGCCGAGAAGTTGTTCGGCTCTACACACCCGGCACCCTGATCGATAGCGAGTTTCTCCCTGCCGCAGAATCCAACATTCTCGTCGCCGTGGCGACCCGTCTCCGCACGGGCGGCCCGGACAACAAAGGTTACGCCATTGGCCTTGCGACATTAGAGGTATCGACCGGCGACTTCTGGCTGTCTGAATTTCACGGTCCTCGCGCGGAAACGGCTCTCCTGGACGAACTTGCGCGACTGGAACCCAAGGAATTGTTGTTTGCCGAGGGCCCCCCTTCCGATGAACACCAGTGGATGAACGGGTTGACGGGCCTTCGTTGCTGCGCGCAACCCGCCGCCTGGTTTGACCTGGACGCGGGACGCCTCAGGCTGCAGGAACACCTTCGCGTCCATTCTCTGGATGCCTTCGGCTGCCACAACCTGACCCTCGGCATCCAAGCCGGAGCGGCCGTCCTGCGATACGTCCGCGAGACGCAACCAACCGCCTCACTCGACCACATTCGCCAGGTCCGCGTCCGACATCAGCACGATGCCATGCATTTGGACAGCGTGACGATCCGCAATCTGGAACTCGTGAGATCAACAAGCCGCACCGACGAATCATCGGGTCAGTCATCTACGACCCTCCTTGGCGTCTTAGACCGCACCGTGACCGCCATGGGCAGTCGCTTGCTCCGCGAATGGCTTTTGCGACCACTGATTGCTTGCGCCCCCATTGAGGCACGGCTCACTGCAGTCGCAGAGCTCCATCGCCACCTTGATACGAGGGTCCGTCTTCGATCGGCCTTACGCCCCGTTCAAGACATCTCCCGTCTCTGTAGCCGTATGTCTCTTGGCGTCGCAAACCCGCGAGATGTCTTGGCCCTCAAATTGTCGCTCTCCTCACTCCCAGCCATTCACGCCGAGTTGTCGGAGTTGAAGGCTCCGCTCCTGATCGATCTGACCGCGTCGTGGGACAACGCCACCGACTTGTACGAGTTGATCGAGCAAGCCATCGTGCCGGAAGCTCCGGTGTCGGTTCGTGATGGTGGCATTCTGAAGGATGGGTACCATCCTGACGTGGATGAACTCCGCAAGGCCAGTCGCGAAGGCAAAGGCTGGATCGCTAGTCTGGAGACGAAAGAACGCGCCCGGACCGGCATCGAGTCGCTGAAAGTACGATATAACCAGGTCTTCGGCTATTACCTGGAGATTACCAAGGCCAATCTGGGAAAGGTCCCCCCTGACTATATCCGCAAACAGACGCTCGTCAATGCCGAGCGATTCATGACCGCGGAGTTAAAGGAACTGGAGGAACGTGTCACCGGAGCCGATACGAAACTCACCGCCCTCGAACAACAACTGTTCGAGCAACTGAGAACAGAACTCGCCGCTCAAACCGCACGACTACAGGAGATCGGCCAAAGGCTGGCGATTCTGGACGTACTGGCGGCCCTCGCCGAAACGGCCGCGCAACATCGATATGTGCGACCGAGTGTTGATACGGGGCCCGTCCTCCACATCGTCCAAGGTCGTCACCCGGTTGTTGAACGACTCACTCTCTCAGACGGCTTTGTCCCCAATGATACCCATCTGGACCTTCAGACCAGTCGCCTCCACATCATTACAGGGCCCAACATGGCCGGAAAGAGCACCTACCTCCGACAGGTCGCGCTCATTACCTTGATGGCTCAGATGGGAAGCTTCGTGCCCGCCACCGAGGCTCGAATCGGACTCGTGGACCGCATCTTCACTCGCGTGGGGGCCTCGGACAATCTCGCCGCCGGCCAAAGCACGTTCATGGTCGAAATGACGGAATCAGCGCATATTCTCAACTGTGCCACCGCCCGCAGCCTGATCCTTCTCGACGAAGTCGGACGAGGAACAAGCACGTATGATGGATTAAGCATCGCCTGGGCCATCGCAGAATTTATCCAGGCCCCCTCGCGACTCGGGGCGCGCACGCTGTTCGCGACGCACTACCATGAAATGACGCAGCTGGAAGGGTTACGAGAGGGGATTACGAACTATTCTGTGGCCGTCCAGGAACGGAACGGTCACGTGCTCTTTCTGCGCAAGATCATTCCGGGTGGGGCTGATCGAAGTTATGGCATCCATGTGGCTCAGCTGGCAGGCCTTCCAGAGGTGGTGATACACCGAGCCAAAGCGGTCCTGGCACAGCTCGAATCTACAACTTCCTCCCAAGCACCCATTCGCGAAACTCAACAGGCACTGCAATTCGATTCCACCCTGCCTGCGCCTCACCCCATGCTGGAGGAGGTCCGGCAAATGGATCTCTTCTCCATGACACCGCTTGACGCCCTCAATCGACTCGCCGCGCTCCAACAGCGCCTCTTGCAGGAAGAATAG
- a CDS encoding LapA family protein, giving the protein MIRLILVGTLLLLALSFVLQNQEQEVTLRYFFGLRSASILIYKPILAAFGVGLLVSGILLFPAWVRGRIELRRKTKALQEAEVDLERLRQALDKAARRVGSSSDLPSEGEQTDG; this is encoded by the coding sequence TTGATCCGATTGATACTGGTGGGAACGCTGCTACTGCTCGCCCTATCGTTTGTGCTCCAGAATCAGGAACAGGAAGTCACCCTACGGTATTTCTTTGGCCTACGCTCCGCCTCCATCCTGATCTATAAGCCGATCTTGGCCGCGTTCGGCGTCGGCCTCCTGGTATCGGGCATCCTCCTCTTTCCCGCCTGGGTCCGCGGGCGCATTGAGCTGCGACGAAAGACTAAGGCCCTGCAGGAAGCGGAGGTGGATCTCGAGCGTCTCCGCCAGGCTCTCGATAAGGCCGCCCGCCGTGTAGGGAGCTCCTCAGACCTTCCCTCCGAGGGAGAACAGACCGATGGGTGA
- the tsaE gene encoding tRNA (adenosine(37)-N6)-threonylcarbamoyltransferase complex ATPase subunit type 1 TsaE, with protein MPLRQSRTPKPNRPSDSSPPEAQAGAGPIGKPWHLVLRTPQQTHRLGQCVGALLRGGEVIALFGELGTGKTSLVRGMADGLLADSAAVSSPTFTLIHEYRGRLPLIHTDLYRLTASQLEDTGLGDYVDGHTVVAIEWADRWREGLPADHLEVRLSHHPPAARQALLTATGPSSARLLAELRTSLSRRRPTRVVRQSRVQSSRPRRASH; from the coding sequence ATGCCCTTGCGCCAATCACGCACACCTAAACCAAACCGCCCATCCGACTCCTCTCCCCCTGAGGCGCAGGCAGGGGCAGGGCCTATCGGCAAGCCCTGGCACCTCGTCCTTCGGACCCCTCAACAGACACACCGCCTAGGACAGTGTGTGGGTGCCCTTCTTCGTGGGGGAGAAGTCATCGCACTGTTCGGCGAACTGGGGACGGGGAAGACCTCGCTGGTTCGAGGCATGGCCGACGGATTGCTCGCCGACTCCGCTGCCGTCAGCAGCCCAACCTTCACGTTGATCCATGAATACCGGGGCCGCCTTCCCCTGATCCACACCGATTTGTACCGGCTCACCGCCTCCCAACTTGAGGACACGGGTCTTGGCGACTACGTAGACGGACACACCGTTGTCGCAATCGAATGGGCAGATCGATGGAGAGAAGGACTTCCTGCGGATCATCTGGAGGTGCGCCTGAGCCATCACCCGCCTGCCGCACGGCAGGCCCTCCTGACAGCCACGGGACCTTCGTCGGCCCGCCTCCTCGCCGAACTCCGCACCAGCCTCTCCCGGCGTCGTCCCACTAGAGTGGTTCGACAATCCCGTGTACAATCATCTCGGCCAAGGAGGGCCTCGCATTGA
- a CDS encoding NAD(P)H-hydrate dehydratase, with protein MIPIVTAEQMRLLDDQTITQAHVPSLVLMERAGAGVVTQLEALYGPMAGKSVAILCGKGNNGGDGFVVARLLRRKKARVQVLLLTPPSELSRDAKTMYQRFQRTAGQAAVTRPVDAQGLQQRLRTSDLVVDAILGTGLSTGVTGLYRDAIEAINTAARPTVAVDLPSGLHADSGAILGAAVRADLTVTFGLPKVGLYCGAGIECSGQVRLVDIGIPAPFVDAIGSRLLLLTDRAARTALPARRPSSHKGTYGHVGIIAGSVGKTGAAAMAALAALRIGTGLVTAAVPSSVNDVLEAKLLEAMTLPMPETKARTFARSGLDRLLAFAGARDAVAIGPGLTTHPETVELVQEFVKRVDKPCVLDADALNALAGKASLLTECKRPPIITPHPGEMARLEAEATTQSVNEDRLGTATRFARERGVFVILKGARTVIARPDGLAAICPTGNPGMATAGTGDALTGMVGGLLAQGLSPWDAACTATYFHGLAGDLAAQQFGQAGMITRDLIRQIPHALAPITHT; from the coding sequence ATGATACCAATCGTAACCGCAGAACAGATGCGCCTGCTTGATGATCAAACGATCACACAAGCCCACGTCCCCTCTCTGGTCCTGATGGAGCGGGCCGGAGCCGGTGTCGTGACTCAGCTTGAAGCCCTGTATGGACCGATGGCCGGAAAATCGGTTGCGATCCTCTGCGGAAAGGGCAACAACGGCGGAGACGGCTTCGTCGTCGCCCGGCTCTTGCGGCGGAAAAAGGCGCGCGTCCAGGTGCTGCTCCTCACCCCACCCTCCGAACTCAGTCGCGACGCGAAGACCATGTATCAACGCTTTCAACGAACGGCCGGTCAGGCAGCCGTGACACGTCCTGTGGATGCTCAGGGCCTTCAGCAACGTCTGAGGACAAGCGACCTCGTCGTGGATGCGATTCTCGGCACAGGACTCTCCACAGGTGTCACTGGTCTCTACCGTGACGCGATCGAGGCCATCAACACGGCCGCACGTCCGACGGTGGCAGTCGATCTTCCCTCGGGCCTGCATGCCGATAGCGGCGCCATTCTGGGCGCGGCCGTGCGTGCAGACCTGACCGTCACCTTTGGATTGCCGAAAGTGGGCCTGTATTGCGGAGCCGGCATCGAGTGCAGCGGCCAGGTCCGCCTGGTCGATATTGGAATTCCAGCACCGTTTGTCGATGCCATCGGAAGCCGGTTATTACTCCTCACCGACCGCGCCGCGCGAACGGCACTTCCCGCCCGCCGTCCATCCTCGCACAAGGGAACCTACGGCCATGTCGGCATCATCGCGGGATCGGTTGGCAAAACAGGCGCAGCGGCCATGGCGGCCCTCGCGGCACTTCGAATCGGGACCGGGCTCGTCACCGCCGCCGTACCGTCGAGCGTCAACGACGTTCTCGAAGCCAAATTGTTGGAAGCCATGACCCTCCCCATGCCAGAGACGAAGGCGCGGACCTTCGCACGGTCAGGCCTTGATCGTCTGCTGGCATTCGCGGGTGCCCGGGATGCGGTGGCCATCGGCCCGGGCCTGACCACCCATCCGGAAACCGTCGAACTCGTGCAAGAATTCGTCAAACGCGTCGACAAACCGTGCGTGCTGGACGCCGACGCACTGAACGCTCTGGCGGGAAAAGCCTCGCTCCTGACGGAATGCAAGCGCCCGCCGATCATCACCCCTCACCCCGGCGAAATGGCCAGATTGGAGGCTGAGGCAACCACGCAGTCCGTGAATGAGGACCGCCTTGGCACCGCCACCAGGTTTGCGCGTGAGCGCGGGGTGTTTGTGATTCTCAAAGGAGCCAGGACAGTGATTGCCAGGCCGGATGGGCTGGCGGCCATCTGCCCCACCGGCAACCCCGGGATGGCCACTGCCGGAACCGGGGATGCCCTCACGGGCATGGTCGGGGGATTACTGGCTCAAGGCCTCTCTCCATGGGATGCCGCCTGCACCGCCACTTATTTTCATGGCCTCGCCGGAGATTTGGCCGCGCAACAATTCGGCCAGGCCGGCATGATCACACGCGATCTCATTCGGCAGATTCCCCATGCCCTTGCGCCAATCACGCACACCTAA
- a CDS encoding pyridoxine 5'-phosphate synthase: MARLGVNIDHVATLRQARGGTDPDPLTAAILVELAGADGLVVHLREDRRHIQDRDLTLLREIVRTKLDLEMAADDAMAKIALSVKPDLVTLVPERRQELTTEGGLDLVNHRERIQKIVDLLRDGGIPTSLFVEPTLDQIKAAHKIGAAYVELHTGRYANAKRSKEEDEEFEAITQAAKLAYKLGLGVNAGHGLNYKNVKRLAKLPEIVEFNIGHSIIARSVMVGLIQAVREMKELVN, translated from the coding sequence ATGGCTCGATTGGGCGTCAATATCGATCACGTAGCGACACTGCGACAGGCACGTGGAGGAACAGACCCCGATCCCCTGACCGCCGCCATTCTAGTCGAGTTGGCCGGCGCAGACGGCCTGGTGGTGCACCTGCGTGAAGATCGTCGGCACATTCAAGACCGCGACCTCACCCTGTTGCGAGAGATCGTCCGTACGAAATTGGACTTAGAAATGGCTGCCGATGACGCCATGGCGAAGATCGCACTCAGCGTGAAGCCCGACCTCGTCACACTGGTTCCCGAACGCCGGCAGGAACTCACCACCGAGGGGGGACTGGATCTCGTCAACCATCGCGAACGAATCCAGAAGATCGTCGATCTGCTTCGAGATGGCGGCATCCCCACCAGCCTCTTTGTGGAACCGACGCTCGATCAAATCAAAGCCGCCCACAAAATCGGCGCGGCCTACGTCGAACTCCACACCGGTCGATACGCCAATGCCAAGCGGTCCAAGGAAGAGGATGAGGAATTCGAGGCCATCACCCAAGCGGCCAAGCTGGCTTACAAACTGGGGCTCGGGGTCAATGCCGGCCATGGCCTGAACTACAAAAACGTCAAACGACTGGCCAAACTGCCGGAGATCGTTGAATTCAATATCGGCCACAGCATCATCGCCCGATCCGTGATGGTCGGGCTCATTCAAGCCGTCCGCGAAATGAAGGAACTGGTGAACTAA